ACTCTTGGTTACATTGACAACTTAAGAGAGTCATTTGTTCCCGAAGATAGATCAAGAGGTAACTTCTTTGATCAAGATTGGGGTTCAATGCCAGGAGTATTTGCTGTCGCATCAGGTGGTATTCACGTATGGCATATGCCTGCACTCCTAGCAATTTTTGGAGATGATTCTTGTCTTCAGTTCGGTGGAGGAACACATGGTCATCCATGGGGTTCAGCTGCTGGAGCTGCAGCCAACAGAGTCGCTTTAGAAGCTTGCGTAAAAGCACGTAATGCTGGTCGCGAAATCGAAAAAGAGAGTAGAGACATTCTTATGGAAGCTGCTAAACACAGTCCTGAATTAGCTATTGCTCTTGAAACTTGGAAGGAAATTAAGTTTGAATTTGATACCGTCGACAAATTAGACGTTCAAGGTTAAACCAGATTTCAAAATTGAGGAGATTATTCTTCTCCTCAAACTTCTACAAATCTCGTTCTATTACGAGTAATTTCATTCACATTTAAATTAATTATGCCTTTCCAGAGCACAATAGGCGACTATCAAACAGTTGCAACCCTGGAAACATTCGGTTTCTTACCACCGATGACCCAGGAAGAGATATACGATCAAATTGCATACATAATTGCTCAAGGCTGGAGTCCTGTTATTGAGCATGTTCATCCTAGTGGAAGTATGCAAACTTATTGGTCTTATTGGAAGCTCCCATTCTTTGGGGAAAAAGATCTTAACTTGGTTGTAAGTGAATTAGAGGCATGTCATAGAGCATACCCTGATCACCATGTAAGAATCATCGGATACGATGCTTACACTCAAAGCCAAGGAACAGCTTTTGTAGTTTTCCAAGGACGTTAAATCTACTTTATGTAGTAAATATCTTTCTCCAAAAAATATTTTTGGAGAAAGTTTTTCAAAAGAGTTTCACATTTGAAGATTATGTCAAAAAAAACCAGTAGAGAGATTGCACTAGAAAGAAGAAAGGCGATGAGTGATAGCGGCAAAAAAGCTGCTGCTTATTCTTCAAATACTAAAGATAGAGTTCGGTCTTCTCAAGATATACAGATTTCTGGTACTCAGTCTTCTTCTAATAATCAAAATTTTTCTAAACCATCTACAAAACATATTCCAAAAACTCAGATAAATAAAAAGTCTTCTCCTACACATTTATCTAGTAAAGAGTTAGTAATAGAGAGAAGAAAAGCAATGTCTACCCATGGCAAATCAGCTATAACTTCATCCGATAGAACTCGTACTGATGTTAAAAAAGAAAGTCCTGTAAATACAGTCAAAACTACCACAAATAAAAATCAAGAAGTTCAAACTTCACATAATATAGAAATTAAAACATCAAAACCAAACGTTAAAAGAAGAATTAAACAGAAGAGAAAGCCTATTACTAATACAAGTAGAGATATTGTTTTGGCGAGAAGAGAAGCTCAATCTAAGCATGGTAAATCTGCAACTAAACAGAATACCAGTGCAGCTTCTTTAGCTAGAAGGGGAGACCCAGATTTAAGTAGTAGAGAAATTTCTCAGAGAGTGAGAGAGCTAAGAAGTAAAACTGGTGCCACAGGCAAAAAAGGTAATGGTAAATGTAGACCATGTGGTCCAAATAAAAATGGAGCCAAACAAAATATTGCTGATGCTAGCTGGAAAGTTGGTAAAAGTGAAACTGATTCAGGTCAATTAGTTACTGGAACACAAGCGAATAGATCTGTAAAAACTACAGGTAATGAAGCAAGTACATGCAGAACTGTAACTGGTACTCAATACATGGGAGCAGAAGTGATTGACCAATTTTGTCAAGATAGACCAAGTTATAAACAACCTCTTAGATCTACTGTTACCACTACAACATCAGGTAATAAAGTAACTGGAAATGAAGTCGGTAGATCAGAGAGGGTCACAGGTGATGAGCCAGGGACTTGTAAAAATCTTACAGGTACTGAATATGTATCTGCTAATCAATCACAGAAGTATTGTGGTGATGTTCCAAAAAATCCTTCAAAGGTTAAACATAGTACTACAACTGATGGATTAAAAGTATCTGGATCACTTCCGGGTAGATCAACTCTGGTTACTGGAGATGAATCAGGTTCTGGACATCAGTTAACTGGAGATCAATATCTTGGCTCAGAGCCAAATCCAAAAGGTAAAGCATTTGAAAAAGTAGGTAGTTATAACACTCTTAATGGGAATAATGTAACTGGTACTGGGGTAGGAAGATCAGACCATATGACAGGCAATGAACATGGGAGTTGCAAGAATGTAACTGGTGATGAGTACATAGGATCTCAACAATATGAGAAGTTTTGCGGTTCAAAACCAAAACCAGAAGCTAGAAAAGTAGGTTTAAGCCTTTCTTCAAAGTCAAATTTAATAAGCGGGACTATGACAGGACGATCAAAAATAGTAACTGGAGATGAACCAGGTTCATGCAAAGTGCTAACAGGAACACCATACGCAGGCTTAGATCAGATTAATGAGAATTGTAATAATGAAACTTCTGAAGATATGAAATCACGAGCAACAGTTAATTCTGGAAATAATTCAAATGCCAGACTTACAGGACAACAACCAGGCATTGGCGGAGTAATGACAGGTGCTAAGAAAGGTGCTTGTAAAAACCTAACAGGGACTCCTTATGTTGGTGGAGATCAGTTCTCACAAGCATGCGATAATTCTCCACATGATACTGCTTATGCGAATCCGGAAAAGTCATCAGGTAACCCTTGGAATGAATTCTCTGTTGAATCACCATCAAGAGACAAATATTCTGAAAAAAATACTCAAGGTGTTACGGGAAATAAATATGAAAATGGTTCAAAGGTAACAGGACCTTTTGATATGGCAGTTGATAAGGTCACTGGTACTGAAAAATTTAGATTTGAGCCGAATAAAAATATTACTTATAAACAAAAAATGGAAATTGAAGAGGCAGACCGTGCTGCAAAGACACCAGAAAAAAGAGTTGCATCAAGGATTACTGGTGAAGGACAATCAGTGGGAAACGTAACTGGTGATGATTGGGATCGCGGTGATAAGGTGACAGGTACAGAGGGAGCTTCTTCTAGAAAGCGAAATCCATCAAGAGCAGGATTTATGAGCGCAATGCCCCCTATGGAAGTTAAAAGAAATGAGGAAACAGAAAAACCAGATTTCTTGATAACTGGATCTAGTGGAAATACTCGTGAAGGACAACTTGTTACCTTTTCAGGTGGTGCAAGAGGTTAAGTAAATAATGCCTTTAAGAGGACTGGCTAAAGCCAAGAACTTCACATTGGGGCCAACCGCTCCAATGAAAACTTTTACTGAAAATATCCATAATCAAACTAAAAATTCAAATAATTTCCAAAATTCTGGAAAGTCTCATAAATTAACCAATAATATTCAAAATGAAAATCTATTTAGGTATGAAAGCAAAATAAAAAGTGATTTTGACGAAATTGTTCCAACTCTCAAGGAAATTGCTCGAATTCAACATCACGAAGATTTTATAAATAAGGCTCAGAAAATATCAAGAAAAAATTTAGGAATAGATTTACCCCTCCATGTATTAGATAAATCTTGGGTTAAGCCTCTTGATATGAGAGCTTTATATGCATGGTGTGCTTTTAAACAGCATGAGAAACTTAGCGACAATTTTTTTAACAATGATCCACTTGAAGGTGCTGCTGGAAGTAGGGATGCGGAAGATTTTGAAAAATTTCTCTTAGATTGTGGAATTCATTTACTTGATATAACTCCTTGTTCAGATGGAAGATTAGCTCATTCAGTTGCTTATGTAATGAGAATACCTTTTAGTTCCGTAAGAAGAAGATCCCATGCTGGAGCACTCTTTGATATTGAAAATACTGTTAATCGATGGGTAAAAACTGAACATAAAAGATATAGAGAGAATGTTCCTAATGAAGCTCATAAAGATACCAGGTACTTAAAAGTTGTAACTTATCATTTTAGTTCAGTAGATCCTTTACATCAGGGATGCGCAGCTCATGGGAGTAATGACGAGTTAGCTGCAGCAGAAGGTAGAAATAAATTATATGCTTTCAAAGAGGCTGTAGAGAATAGCTTTTGCTGCGGAGCTTCTGTGGATTTAATGTTAATTGGACTTGATACAGACACTGATTCATTGAAAATACATTTATCAACTAGTGATGGCGGTATAGATTTAGAAAAAACTATTTCTACATTAGAAATTTATAATTCAACAATAAACTTTTCAAAAGAGGATGCGGAAAGAGAAATTTGCCAGACAATTTCTAATCAATCTTCAAAAGATAAACTCAGTGGACTGGAAAAATTTACGTATAAATTAATTGTCAATAATATTTCTCAAATTGATTATGTTAAGAGTTTTCATAATGGTTCTTATGAAGATATTGGACATGCAGAGAGGTTTATTGGAGTAGGTATAGGTTTCAAAGAAGTACATCTCAGAAATTTAACTTATTTTGCTCATTTAGATACA
This is a stretch of genomic DNA from Prochlorococcus marinus XMU1412. It encodes these proteins:
- a CDS encoding ribulose bisphosphate carboxylase small subunit → MPFQSTIGDYQTVATLETFGFLPPMTQEEIYDQIAYIIAQGWSPVIEHVHPSGSMQTYWSYWKLPFFGEKDLNLVVSELEACHRAYPDHHVRIIGYDAYTQSQGTAFVVFQGR
- the csoS2 gene encoding carboxysome assembly protein CsoS2 — encoded protein: MSKKTSREIALERRKAMSDSGKKAAAYSSNTKDRVRSSQDIQISGTQSSSNNQNFSKPSTKHIPKTQINKKSSPTHLSSKELVIERRKAMSTHGKSAITSSDRTRTDVKKESPVNTVKTTTNKNQEVQTSHNIEIKTSKPNVKRRIKQKRKPITNTSRDIVLARREAQSKHGKSATKQNTSAASLARRGDPDLSSREISQRVRELRSKTGATGKKGNGKCRPCGPNKNGAKQNIADASWKVGKSETDSGQLVTGTQANRSVKTTGNEASTCRTVTGTQYMGAEVIDQFCQDRPSYKQPLRSTVTTTTSGNKVTGNEVGRSERVTGDEPGTCKNLTGTEYVSANQSQKYCGDVPKNPSKVKHSTTTDGLKVSGSLPGRSTLVTGDESGSGHQLTGDQYLGSEPNPKGKAFEKVGSYNTLNGNNVTGTGVGRSDHMTGNEHGSCKNVTGDEYIGSQQYEKFCGSKPKPEARKVGLSLSSKSNLISGTMTGRSKIVTGDEPGSCKVLTGTPYAGLDQINENCNNETSEDMKSRATVNSGNNSNARLTGQQPGIGGVMTGAKKGACKNLTGTPYVGGDQFSQACDNSPHDTAYANPEKSSGNPWNEFSVESPSRDKYSEKNTQGVTGNKYENGSKVTGPFDMAVDKVTGTEKFRFEPNKNITYKQKMEIEEADRAAKTPEKRVASRITGEGQSVGNVTGDDWDRGDKVTGTEGASSRKRNPSRAGFMSAMPPMEVKRNEETEKPDFLITGSSGNTREGQLVTFSGGARG
- a CDS encoding carboxysome shell carbonic anhydrase, whose amino-acid sequence is MPLRGLAKAKNFTLGPTAPMKTFTENIHNQTKNSNNFQNSGKSHKLTNNIQNENLFRYESKIKSDFDEIVPTLKEIARIQHHEDFINKAQKISRKNLGIDLPLHVLDKSWVKPLDMRALYAWCAFKQHEKLSDNFFNNDPLEGAAGSRDAEDFEKFLLDCGIHLLDITPCSDGRLAHSVAYVMRIPFSSVRRRSHAGALFDIENTVNRWVKTEHKRYRENVPNEAHKDTRYLKVVTYHFSSVDPLHQGCAAHGSNDELAAAEGRNKLYAFKEAVENSFCCGASVDLMLIGLDTDTDSLKIHLSTSDGGIDLEKTISTLEIYNSTINFSKEDAEREICQTISNQSSKDKLSGLEKFTYKLIVNNISQIDYVKSFHNGSYEDIGHAERFIGVGIGFKEVHLRNLTYFAHLDTVEEGAPDLDVGVKIFTGLNVSQDLPIPVVIRFDYSGKVPGAKERAINDCERVNNAISIRYKNLVDQGLLHTCSTIRDRDNIHSAQIIGMSLDKKTEEAH